One part of the Flavobacterium johnsoniae UW101 genome encodes these proteins:
- a CDS encoding suppressor of fused domain protein gives MTLEEYKKEFSEDDSVGWLEIDKVFDQLYPEQEPKHFAPAISYMLGGESPLDGVSIYESKKQEDHFHFVTYGFSELYYNEEKVNGEFSKWGFELTFRLKPFEADNGTPSWAVALLQNIAKYVFSTGNWFEEFHYMPANGPIRLDTETDITALVFVNDPEIEKIQTPHGEVSFLQIVGITSAEYEHIKENPETVEELVNKLKENNPLLITDLNRK, from the coding sequence GACGACTCTGTTGGATGGTTAGAAATTGACAAAGTATTTGATCAGCTTTACCCAGAACAAGAACCCAAACATTTTGCACCGGCAATCAGCTATATGTTAGGCGGAGAAAGTCCGCTTGATGGTGTCAGTATTTACGAAAGTAAAAAGCAAGAAGATCATTTTCATTTTGTAACCTATGGCTTTTCAGAATTGTACTATAATGAAGAAAAAGTCAACGGAGAATTCAGTAAATGGGGATTTGAACTTACTTTCAGGCTTAAACCTTTTGAAGCCGATAACGGAACCCCAAGCTGGGCGGTTGCACTTTTGCAGAATATTGCCAAATATGTTTTTAGTACAGGTAACTGGTTTGAAGAATTTCATTATATGCCGGCAAATGGTCCTATAAGACTTGATACCGAAACCGATATTACTGCGCTGGTTTTTGTAAACGATCCCGAAATAGAAAAGATACAAACCCCTCACGGCGAAGTTTCTTTTCTGCAAATCGTTGGAATTACTTCTGCAGAATATGAACATATCAAAGAAAATCCGGAAACTGTCGAAGAGCTTGTAAATAAATTAAAAGAAAACAATCCATTATTAATAACCGATTTAAACCGAAAATAA